Proteins encoded in a region of the Paenibacillus sp. E222 genome:
- a CDS encoding glutamate synthase subunit beta yields the protein MSTPTGFMEYKRQLPADRQPAERVKDWEEFHKHMAEEELRTQGARCMDCGTPYCHTGIDMTGGTSGCPVHNLIPEWNNLVYRGLWREALDRLHKTNNFPEFTGRVCPAPCEGSCTVGLIGEPVTIKTIEEAIIEKGFEEGWVVPQPPEKRTGKRVAVVGSGPAGLATAAQLNKAGHSVTVYERSDRVGGLLMYGIPTMKLDKNVVQRRVDLLEAEGIQFVTNTEIGKDIAAQQLVDDYDAVVLCGGATKPREFNIEGSDLKGVHYAMDFLNGSIKSYLDSNLEDGNYLSAQDKDVIVIGGGDTGSDCVATSLRHGCRSITQFGTHTQAPMERDRINNPWPQFPNVYTLDYAQEEAKALFGDDPREFSIMTTKFVGDDEGNLKELHTVQIERIVDETGRKIYQPIPGTERVFPAQMAMIAIGFDGPEQTLVEQLGLATDRRTNVKARYGKYNTNVDKVFAAGDMRRGQSLVVWAINEGREAAREVDKYLMGSTVLV from the coding sequence ATGTCTACACCTACTGGATTTATGGAATACAAACGGCAGCTGCCTGCGGACCGCCAACCAGCGGAGCGGGTTAAGGATTGGGAAGAGTTTCATAAACATATGGCTGAAGAAGAGCTCAGAACACAAGGTGCACGATGCATGGATTGTGGTACCCCGTATTGCCATACAGGTATAGATATGACTGGCGGAACGTCGGGCTGCCCTGTGCATAACCTGATTCCAGAATGGAATAATCTGGTGTATCGTGGTTTGTGGAGAGAAGCGCTTGACCGTCTGCACAAAACGAATAATTTCCCTGAGTTTACAGGTCGTGTCTGTCCTGCTCCTTGTGAAGGGTCATGTACAGTGGGACTGATCGGTGAACCTGTAACCATCAAAACGATTGAAGAAGCGATTATTGAAAAGGGTTTTGAAGAAGGATGGGTGGTTCCCCAGCCTCCGGAGAAACGTACGGGTAAACGTGTAGCAGTTGTAGGTTCAGGTCCTGCGGGACTGGCTACTGCAGCTCAGTTGAACAAAGCGGGTCACTCAGTGACGGTATACGAGCGCTCTGACCGTGTCGGCGGTTTGCTGATGTATGGTATCCCTACCATGAAATTGGACAAAAACGTCGTTCAGCGTCGTGTTGATTTATTGGAAGCAGAAGGCATTCAATTTGTAACTAACACGGAGATCGGTAAAGATATTGCTGCGCAGCAACTGGTGGATGATTATGATGCGGTTGTTCTGTGTGGCGGTGCAACCAAACCACGTGAGTTCAACATTGAAGGCAGTGACTTGAAAGGCGTACACTACGCGATGGATTTCCTGAATGGCAGTATCAAAAGTTACCTGGACTCCAATCTGGAGGATGGAAACTATCTGTCCGCACAGGACAAGGATGTTATCGTCATCGGTGGCGGGGATACTGGTTCCGACTGTGTAGCTACATCGCTTCGCCATGGTTGTCGAAGCATTACACAATTTGGTACACATACTCAGGCTCCTATGGAACGTGATCGCATTAATAACCCTTGGCCGCAATTCCCGAACGTATATACTCTTGATTATGCACAGGAAGAAGCGAAAGCATTGTTCGGTGACGATCCGCGTGAGTTCTCCATCATGACAACCAAATTTGTGGGTGACGATGAGGGTAACCTCAAAGAACTTCACACCGTTCAAATTGAACGTATTGTAGATGAGACAGGACGTAAAATCTATCAGCCTATTCCGGGTACAGAGCGCGTCTTCCCAGCTCAAATGGCCATGATTGCTATCGGTTTTGACGGACCGGAACAGACTTTGGTGGAACAACTTGGACTTGCAACAGACCGTCGTACCAACGTTAAGGCACGTTACGGCAAATACAATACCAATGTGGATAAAGTATTTGCAGCAGGTGACATGCGTCGTGGTCAAAGTCTGGTTGTATGGGCAATTAATGAAGGTCGTGAAGCTGCCCGTGAAGTGGACAAATACTTGATGGGTTCTACAGTTCTCGTATAA
- a CDS encoding Fur family transcriptional regulator, with amino-acid sequence MSEQINDIKKQLVAKGYKLTQQREVTVRVLLEHEKDHFSAEEVFLLVKEQFPEIGLATVYRTLELLSDLQVVEKINFGDGAARFDLRSTDGSHHHHHLICTECGTVEEIMEDGLLRLEQQIERQYGFAVTDHRLDFQGVCKECRAKQALNEQAAG; translated from the coding sequence ATTTCAGAACAGATTAATGACATTAAAAAACAGTTGGTTGCAAAAGGTTATAAGCTGACGCAGCAACGAGAAGTTACGGTACGTGTGCTACTTGAGCATGAGAAGGATCATTTTAGCGCAGAGGAAGTATTTCTGCTGGTCAAGGAACAATTCCCCGAGATTGGCTTGGCTACAGTATATCGTACGCTTGAACTGCTTAGTGATCTTCAGGTCGTAGAAAAGATAAACTTTGGGGACGGTGCTGCGCGCTTCGACTTGCGAAGTACGGATGGCTCACACCACCATCATCACTTGATTTGCACAGAGTGTGGCACTGTAGAAGAGATTATGGAGGATGGCTTGCTTCGTTTGGAACAACAAATTGAGCGGCAGTACGGATTTGCGGTTACAGACCATCGGCTTGATTTTCAGGGCGTATGCAAAGAGTGCAGAGCAAAGCAGGCTTTGAATGAACAGGCAGCAGGGTAA